The Mycolicibacterium insubricum DNA segment CTGCTGACCGTCATGGGCCCGTCGGACATGTTCGGTGAGCTGTCGATCTTCGACCCGGGTCCGCGGACCTCCAGCGCGACGACGATCACCGAGGTGCGCGCGGTGTCGATGGACCGCGAGGCGCTCAAGGGCTGGATCCAGGATCGCCCGGAGATCGCCGAGCAGCTGCTGCGGGTGCTGGCCCGACGGCTGCGCCGCACCAACAACAACCTCGCCGACCTGATCTTCACCGACGTCCCGGGCCGGGTGGCCAAGCAGTTGCTGCAGCTGGCTCAGCGGTTCGGCACCCAGGAGGGCGGCGCGCTGCGCGTCACCCACGACCTGACCCAGGAAGAGATCGCCCAGCTGGTCGGGGCGTCGCGGGAGACGGTCAACAAGGCGCTGGCCGATTTCGCCCACCGCGGCTGGATCCGCCTGGAGGGCAAGAGCGTGCTGATCAGCGACTCCGAGCGCCTCGCAAGACGGGCCCGTTAACTGCGCAGGTAGTCCAGCTGCGCCTTGACCGAGCTCTCGGCGACCGGCCAAAGCTTCTCGTCGACGTCGACGTAGACGTGTTCGACCACCTCGCGAACACCCGCGTCCTCGCCGAGGACGACCAGCGCGTCGTGGATCTGCTGCAGCCGCTGCTCCCGGTGTTCCAGGTACTCCTCGGCGACGGCGACGACGTCGGGCAACTCCGGCCCGTGCCCGGGCAGCACCGGCCGCGGCCCCAGGCCCCGCAACCGGTGCAGGGAATCCAGGTAGTGGGCGAGGCTGCCGTCCTCGGAGTCGATGACGGTGGTGCCGCGGCCGAGCACGGTGTCGGCGGTCAGTACCGCGCCCGGTTCCCCGCGCGGGTCGTCGAGCAGGAACGACACCGAGTCGGCGGTGTGTCCGGGAGTGGCGAGCACGGTGATCCGGACACCGGCCGCGTCGATGACCTCACCGTCGGTCAGCGGGCCGCCGAGCCCGCGTTGGAAGCCGCTGCCCACCGATCGCACCACCGCGCCGGTGGCGGCGACGACGGTGTCGATCCCGTCGGTGTGATCCCCGTGCCGGTGGCTGATCAGCACCAGTGAAATCCGGCCGAGCGCGGCGAGTGCGGCCAGGTGTTCGGCGTCGTCGGGACCGGGGTCGACGACCACCATCTCGTCGCTGCCGGGGCCGCGCAGCACCCAGGTGTTGGTGCCGTCGAGGGTCATCATGCCCGGGTTGTCGCACAGCAGCACCGACGCCGTCGCGGTCACCGGCCGCAGCACGCCGTAGGCGGGATGCCGCGGTTGCTCCGAGGACTCGGACATCGGCTATCCGACCGCGACCGTCAGCTCCACCTCGACCGGGGCGTCCAGCGGCAACTCCGACACCCCGACGGCCGAGCGCGCGTGCGAGCCCGCGTCGCCGAAGATCTCGCCGAGCAGCTCCGAGGCACCGTTGATCACCCCGGGCTGTCCGTTGAATCCCGGTGCGGAGGCGACGAAGCCGACGACCTTGACCACGGACACGACGGCGTCGATCCCGACCAGGGCGTCGACGGCGGCCAGCGCGTTAAGCGCGCACTGGCGGGCCAGGCCGGCGGCCTCGGTGGGAGCGATGTCGGCGCCGACCTTGCCGGTGGCGAGCAGGGTCCCGTCGCGCACGGGTAGTTGGCCGGAGGTGAAGACCAGTTCACCGAAGCGTTTGGCGGGCACGTAGGCGGCCAGCGGCGGCACCACCGCGGGCAGTTCGATGCCGAGGTCGGCGAGTCGCTGCGAGTTGGTCACCGCGGGCTCACTTGGGCCGTTTGAGGTAGGCGACGTGCTGTTCGCCGGTGGGGCCGGGCAGCACCGCGACCAGTTCCCAGCCGTCGGCGCCCCACTGGTCGAGGATCTGCTTGGTGGCGTGCGTCAGCAGCGGAATGGTGGCGTATTCCCAGGCGTTCGGTTGGCTCATATGGCCGAGCTTAACCGCGGCCAACACCCGTTGTTTAGGCTGCACACATGGCGCCCACTTCGCATGTCGGTTGGCCGGCTCGGCTCACCGACGCCCGGCTGCACTTCGTCAGCGGCAAGGGCGGTACCGGAAAATCGACTGTAGCGGCCGCCCTGGCGCTCACCCTGGCCGCCGGCGGGCGCAAGGTGCTGCTGGTGGAAGTCGAAGGGCGCCAAGGGATTGCGCAGCTTTTCGACGTGCCGCCGCTGCCCTACGAAGAGGTGAAGATCGCCACCGCCGACGGCGGCGGGCAGGTCAACGCGCTGGCCCTGGACATCGAGTCGGCGTTCCTGGAATACCTCGACATGTTCTACAACCTGGGCCTGGCCGGGCGGGCGATGCGCCGGATCGGTGCCATCGAGTTCGCCACCACCATCGCCCCGGGCCTGCGTGACGTGCTGATCACCGGCAAGATCAAGGAAGCCGTGCAGCGGGTCGGCAAGGACCGCAAGCCGGTGTACGACGCCATCGTGGTGGATTCGCCGCCGACCGGGCGGATCGGCAAGTTCCTCGACGTCACCAAGGCGGTGTCGGAGCTGGCCAAGGGCGGGCCGGTGCACGGGCAGGCCGAATCGGTGGTGCGGCTGCTGCACTCCGAGGAGACCGCGGTGCACCTGGTGACCCTGTTGGAGGCGCTGCCGCTGCAGGAGACCGTCGAGGCGATCGGCGAGCTGCGGTCGATGGACCTGCCGGTCGGCAGTGTGATCGTCAACCGCAACATCCCGTCGTTCCTGCCGTCGGAGGTGCTCGAGCGCGCCGCCGACGGCGAC contains these protein-coding regions:
- a CDS encoding RidA family protein — its product is MTNSQRLADLGIELPAVVPPLAAYVPAKRFGELVFTSGQLPVRDGTLLATGKVGADIAPTEAAGLARQCALNALAAVDALVGIDAVVSVVKVVGFVASAPGFNGQPGVINGASELLGEIFGDAGSHARSAVGVSELPLDAPVEVELTVAVG
- a CDS encoding Crp/Fnr family transcriptional regulator, giving the protein MDEILARAGIFQGVDPTAVAALTKQLQPVDFPRGHTIFAEGEPGDRLYIITAGKVKLGRKSPDGRENLLTVMGPSDMFGELSIFDPGPRTSSATTITEVRAVSMDREALKGWIQDRPEIAEQLLRVLARRLRRTNNNLADLIFTDVPGRVAKQLLQLAQRFGTQEGGALRVTHDLTQEEIAQLVGASRETVNKALADFAHRGWIRLEGKSVLISDSERLARRAR
- a CDS encoding MBL fold metallo-hydrolase, translated to MSESSEQPRHPAYGVLRPVTATASVLLCDNPGMMTLDGTNTWVLRGPGSDEMVVVDPGPDDAEHLAALAALGRISLVLISHRHGDHTDGIDTVVAATGAVVRSVGSGFQRGLGGPLTDGEVIDAAGVRITVLATPGHTADSVSFLLDDPRGEPGAVLTADTVLGRGTTVIDSEDGSLAHYLDSLHRLRGLGPRPVLPGHGPELPDVVAVAEEYLEHREQRLQQIHDALVVLGEDAGVREVVEHVYVDVDEKLWPVAESSVKAQLDYLRS
- a CDS encoding DUF4177 domain-containing protein; protein product: MSQPNAWEYATIPLLTHATKQILDQWGADGWELVAVLPGPTGEQHVAYLKRPK
- a CDS encoding ArsA-related P-loop ATPase, which produces MAPTSHVGWPARLTDARLHFVSGKGGTGKSTVAAALALTLAAGGRKVLLVEVEGRQGIAQLFDVPPLPYEEVKIATADGGGQVNALALDIESAFLEYLDMFYNLGLAGRAMRRIGAIEFATTIAPGLRDVLITGKIKEAVQRVGKDRKPVYDAIVVDSPPTGRIGKFLDVTKAVSELAKGGPVHGQAESVVRLLHSEETAVHLVTLLEALPLQETVEAIGELRSMDLPVGSVIVNRNIPSFLPSEVLERAADGDVDADTIRAELVKVGIHLDDDEFAGLLTEVIEHASLIRARSESAAQLDAIDVPRLALPAINDGIDLGSLYELAECLAEQGVR